From a region of the Tachysurus fulvidraco isolate hzauxx_2018 chromosome 5, HZAU_PFXX_2.0, whole genome shotgun sequence genome:
- the LOC113634529 gene encoding meiosis regulator and mRNA stability factor 1 isoform X1, with amino-acid sequence MMEGSVKERDICNGRSFPWLIRTDNRFWKLSDCFSSPQQTAPAAQHQNNFMEVRKPVLDLKDVPPPPLHNASPQPLVLASQPAPPLCQRPASDSQLSQQPVPQLQPGSPNVSLCSHCECSLHIQQHSGLLEAKAHSFGGGCNISSTANANSGGGFPAPFSSAQLQSPQSFGFQVASVATSQPMAGHTHPSCCGHLHTCSSLSVGCLQSKHLSGSAPIHGPCVALSGCCHCSEDHRVEQQYHSHSDAPSSTHLCTKSLYLEHNTVCQKGAHYCHQSLRKPTQGLGVADSEKVWPNIPPPHPCTSALPICNGCRVPGTSSDGILHPTSVGKVNQKYGSIEGGGQESLPPVGVFWDIENCAVPSGRSAATVVQRLRERFFQGHREAEFICVCDISKENKAVIQELNNCQVTVAHINATAKNAADDKLRQSLRRFADTHTAPATVIVVSSDVNFASELSDLRHRHGFQVILVHKTQVSPALLQHAHLHVLFEDFVSELPPRMLIKSQPCFNLLFVHNLPTHRDAKSVSSRLQRLSNNCGGKVLGVTGGTAVLRFASAEAAERARKRMENEDVLGNRITVSFSPDGLQEEEEVERPRPAASSSFSSALFLPVEKPRSPRRPRRALRASQSGRDTGVNVPERPYSPRKVGHASSCSPVLKSLSQDGSSMESKPRTGFPLEKVRAASASPQSTGLTSQLQPAKPAFPAELLQRSRRRNSCSLRNTTDSPESFQVSTPSAFSKLSLHTSFSPLMFSHGSWSSRSASPCLSSRSSPQSVPSRSPCPDAQPEPFSDGADIQVANLDYRMSRKELQQILLDTFAKHGRVKSIELSPHTDYQLRAKVQMGSLQQAIGAVSILHRYKIGNKRIHVSLITGANNKSLTCLSSEIISILQDSPANCLPLFKFTEIYEKKFGRKLVVSDLYRLPEVVAVREQGGGRMVCLLPSSLARHSPLGSSQSHDGSSTSGSPVVFEELEYHEPVCKRHYTQQDFSEADYDPDTYKIPFVVVSLKALSAHVHSLLQSHEGTIPLLSFLECYASEFSPLTVAEEGKLEGSVPLEHLITCIPGITIVTAQNGFKVIKWIHNKPPPPNADPWLQRCKSPVGNPQLIQFSREIIDLMKNQPCCLMPITKFIPAYHHHFAKQCRVSDYGFSKLLELLEAVPHVLQILGLGSKRLLTLTHRAQVKRFTQDLLKLLKFQASKQVIIRDFMQAYHWCFSRDWQVIDYGMCDLMDLLAEIPDTTITVTQQDSDTVISVPKRERTTEEMERTRQFGKEVVDLLRHQPHFRMPFSKFIPTYHHHFGRQCKLTYYGFSKLMELFEAIPDVLQVLECGEEKVLVLTEVERVKALAAQLVKLLRAQRDCTLPVSQLLTEYSKTFGYVLRLQDYDVGTLPALLSKLCHVVKVAVGSEEKEVQLINRKSLRALTSQLLAVMMSVPDEHNWMGVEALQKQYELMYDQQLNPCEYGFVSLTELLKSLPYLVELFEGGEAHDDEANVRIRLTKLYQFARNVRALLHTYHYNQIFLSEFWGAFSKYTGREFQPRDYGYNTLDELLAAVPQVVWIKGHGHKKIIVLKNDMKARGSPASTESPQPEEVQQSQSPASSHSPASGGSTSEAELLCLSSSSPVDLLCGPVPSCLPSPQLHPHPVLLQHNDLIHFEEHLHSQSSGGTREDQPVHDHQTQAALMPTECCTAPNEEIKTEETSVCSVGIVRTNSVEKNTVCPTGNTKSNDASDSLVTKPSQPPDRKTLATESPSKRTIRNKIKLAANFSFSTNSSV; translated from the exons ATGATGGAAGGTTCGGTAAAGGAAAGGGATATTTGTAATGGAAGGTCCTTCCCATGGCTTATCCGCACAGACAACAGGTTTTGGAAACTCTCCGACTGCTTCTCTTCCCCCCAGCAAACTGCCCCGGCTGCACAACACCAG AACAATTTCATGGAAGTCCGTAAGCCAGTGTTGGATCTGAAAGATGTCCCTCCCCCTCCACTCCACAATGCATCTCCGCAGCCCCTTGTTCTGGCTTCCCAACCTGCACCTCCTCTCTGCCAGCGCCCTGCTTCAGACTCTCAACTTTCCCAGCAGCCCGTTCCTCAGCTACAACCTGGTAGCCCTAACGTAAGCTTGTGTTCCCACTGTGAATGCAGTCTGCACATCCAGCAGCACTCTGGCTTGCTTGAAGCCAAGGCTCACAGTTTTGGTGGTGGGTGTAACATTAGCAgcactgctaatgctaactctgGTGGTGGCTTTCCTGCACCTTTTTCCTCTGCACAGCTACAGTCCCCACAGAGTTTTGGGTTCCAGGTGGCCTCAGTAGCCACTTCACAACCCatggcaggtcacacacacccatcctGCTGCGGGCACCTTCACACTTGTTCCTCTCTCTCAGTGGGGTGTCTGCAGTCAAAACACTTGTCTGGCTCTGCACCCATCCATGGGCCCTGTGTGGCCTTATCTGGGTGCTGCCACTGTAGCGAGGACCATCGGGTGGAGCAGCAATACCATTCACACAGTGACGCACCCTCCTCTACTCACCTCTGCACTAAGTCTTTGTACCTCGAGCACAACACAGTCTGTCAGAAGGGAGCACATTACTGCCATCAGAGTTTAAGAAAG CCCACACAGGGTTTGGGAGTTGCTGACTCTGAGAAGGTTTGGCCAAACATCCCCCCTCCTCATCCCTGCACCTCTGCTCTACCTATCTGTAATGGCTGTAGAGTTCCTGGAACCTCCAGTGATGGCATTCTGCACCCCACCAGCGTAGGCAAAGTCAATCAGAAATATG GGTCCATTGAAGGTGGAGGACAGGAGTCCTTGCCCCCGGTGGGTGTTTTTTGGGACATAGAGAACTGTGCTGTACCCAGTGGCCGTTCAGCTGCCACAGTGGTCCAGAGGCTACGTGAGCGTTTCTTCCAGGGGCACCGCGAAGCTGAGTTCATCTGCGTATGTGACATCAGCAAGGAGAACAAGGCTGTCATTCAGGAGCTCAACAACTGCCAG GTCACTGTTGCTCACATAAATGCCACAGCAAAAAATGCAGCTGATGACAAACTCCGACAGAGTCTGAGGCGCTTTGCTGATACACACACCGCTCCTGCCACAGTCATTGTAGTTTCTT CCGACGTGAACTTTGCTAGCGAGCTGAGTGACCTGCGTCATCGCCATGGCTTCCAGGTCATTCTGGTGCACAAGACTCAAGTCTCACCTGCTCTGCTGCAGCACGCACACCTACATGTCCTATTCGAGGACTTTGTCTCGGAATTGCCCCCCAGGATGCTAATCAAATCACAG CCCTGTTTCAACCTCCTCTTTGTGCACAACCTCCCCACGCACCGTGACGCCAAGTCTGTCAGTAGCAGGCTTCAGCGCCTGTCCAATAACTGTGGTGGGAAAGTGCTGGGTGTGACCGGTGGCACTGCTGTGCTCCGATTTGCCAGTGCAGAGGCAGCCGAGCGCGCCCGCAAGCGCATGGAGAATGAGGACGTCCTAGGGAACCGCATCACTGTCTCATTTTCCCCTGACGGGctacaggaggaggaggaggtggagcgGCCTCGGCCTGCTGCCAGTTCCTCCTTTTCTAGTGCCCTGTTCCTCCCCGTGGAGAAACCGCGGTCACCACGGCGCCCCAGGAGGGCATTACGAGCTTCCCAAAGCGGCAGAGACACTGGGGTAAATGTTCCAGAAAGACCCTACAGCCCTAGGAAAGTGGGGCATGCTTCTTCCTGCAGCCCAGTGTTGAAGTCCCTTTCCCAG GATGGAAGCAGTATGGAGTCTAAGCCCAGGACAGGTTTCCCTCTGGAGAAAGTCCGTGCTGCATCTGCCTCTCCTCAGAGCACTGGCCTCACCTCTCAGTTGCAGCCTGCTAAACCAGCCTTCCCTGCAGAGCTCCTACAACGCAGCCGCAG AAGAAACTCCTGCAGCCTGCGCAATACTACAGATTCTCCAGAGTCATTTCAGGTGAGCACTCCATCAGCTTTCAGCAAACTCAGCCTGCACACTTCCTTCAGCCCGCTGATGTTCTCCCACGGATCCTGGTCCTCAAG GAGTGCGTCTCCTTGTCTCTCCAGCCGCTCGTCCCCACAGAGTGTTCCTTCTCGTAGCCCATGTCCTGATGCCCAGCCTGAGCCCTTCTCAGACGGTGCAGATATCCAGGTAGCCAACCTCGATTACAGGATGTCCAGAAAAGAGCTGCAGCAGATCCTGCTCGACACCTTCGCCAAGCACGGAAGG GTGAAAAGCATTGAGCTCAGCCCTCACACAGACTACCAGCTCAGAGCTAAGGTACAGATGGGTTCTCTGCAGCAGGCTATAGGAGCCGTCAGCATTCTTCACCGCTACAAGATTGGCAATAAGCGCATTCACGTGTCCCTCATCACCGGTGCAAATAACAAATCTCTCACCTGCCTCAG CTCCGAGATCATCAGTATTCTTCAGGATTCTCCAGCTAATTGCCTTCCACTTTTCAAATTCACTGAAATTTATGAGAAAAA GTTTGGTCGTAAACTGGTGGTGAGCGATCTCTACAGATTGCCGGAGGTCGTGGCTGTGCGTGAACAAGGCGGCGGACGTATGGTGTGTCTTCTACCCAGCAGCCTAGCCAGACATAGTCCATTAGGTTCCTCGCAGTCCCATGATGGCTCTTCCACCAGTGGCAGTCCTGTGGTGTTTGAGGAGCTTGAGTATCACGAACCTGTCTGCAAGCGTCATTACACACAGCAAGATTTCAG tGAGGCAGATTATGACCCTGACACATACAAGATTCCGTTTGTTGTGGTGTCTCTTAAAGCCTTGTCTGCTCATGTGCACAGTCTTCTGCAGTCACACGAAGGTACCATCCCCTTGCTCAG CTTTCTAGAATGTTATGCATCAGAGTTCAGCCCGTTAACAGTGGCTGAAGAAGGGAAGCTGGAGGGAAGCGTTCCCCTGGAACACCTCATTACATGTATCCCAGGCATCACCATTGTAACCGCACAGAACGGCTTCAAGGTCATCAAATGGATCCACAACAAACCCCCACCACCTAATGCAG ACCCATGGCTACAGCGCTGTAAGAGCCCAGTAGGAAATCCCCAGCTGATCCAGTTCAGTCGAGAAATCATAGACCTGATGAAAAACCAGCCGTGCTGCCTGATGCCCATCACTAAATTCATCCCTGCCTACCATCATCACTTTGCTAAACAGTGCAGAGTCTCTGATTATGGCTTCTCCAAACTGCTAGAGCTGCTGGAGGCTGTACCACACGTACTACAG ATTCTGGGCCTGGGCTCTAAGCGGTTGCTGACCCTCACACACAGGGCACAGGTGAAGCGTTTCACACAAGATCTGCTCAAACTGCTCAAGTTTCAGGCAAGCAAGCAGGTCATCATCAGAGACTTCATGCAGGCCTACCATTG GTGTTTCTCCAGAGATTGGCAAGTGATTGATTATGGAATGTGTGACTTGATGGATCTGTTGGCTGAGATTCCTGATACGACCATCACCGTTACACAGCAGGATTCTGACACGGTCATATCTGTACCTAAGAGAG AGCGGACCACAGAGGAGATGGAACGCACCAGACAGTTTGGGAAGGAGGTGGTGGATCTGTTGCGTCACCAACCGCACTTTCGCATGCCTTTCAGCAAGTTCATCCCCACTTATCACCACCACTTTGGCCGCCAGTGCAAGCTCACCTATTATGGGTTCTCTAAGCTCATGGAGCTGTTTGAAGCCATTCCTGATGTCCTTCAG GTGCTAGAATGTGGTGAGGAGAAGGTACTGGTTCTGACTGAGGTGGAGCGAGTAAAGGCTCTGGCAGCTCAGCTTGTGAAGCTCTTGCGTGCTCAGAGAGACTGCACACTACCTGTTAGCCAGCTTCTGACTGAGTACAGCAAAACTTTTGGTTACGTCCTCCGCCTGCAGGATTACGATGTCGGTACACTGCCTGCCCTTCTCTCCAAACTCTGCCATGTGGTCAAG GTAGCGGTTGGATCTGAAGAAAAAGAGGTCCAGCTTATCAACAGAAAATCGCTACGTGCGCTCACGTCCCAGTTGCTGGCGGTAATGATGTCCGTTCCTGATGAGCACAACTGGATGGGAGTAGAGGCGCTGCAGAAGCAGTACGAGTTGATGTATGATCAGCAACTCAACCCCTGTGAATATGGCTTTGTCTCTCTAACCGAGCTGCTCAAGAGCCTGCCTTACTtagtggag TTGTTTGAGGGTGGTGAAGCCCATGATGATGAGGCCAATGTTCGTATCAGGTTAACTAAGCTGTACCAGTTTGCTCGAAACGTTCGAGCCCTCCTGCACACCTACCACTATAACCAGATCTTCCTGTCCGAGTTTTGGGGTGCCTTCAGCAAGTACACGGGCCGTGAGTTCCAGCCTCGTGACTATGGATACAACACTCTGGATGAGCTCCTGGCTGCCGTACCACAA gTAGTGTGGATCAAAGGCCATGGACACAAGAAGATTATAGTCCTAAAGAATGATATGAAAG CCCGTGGCAGCCCTGCCAGCACTGAGAGCCCTCAGCCTGAGGAGGTCCAACAGAGCCAGAGCCCTGCCAGCTCACACAGCCCAG
- the LOC113634535 gene encoding zinc finger protein 135 isoform X2: MNFVDNLNKWTSRVDMDYGNKLNQALSSSTKFLPTAGLRGAGPFQHYGRPLGHGVKVKEEDESVEDFFHFAQHLQQQTGECLTACCGGANPKTAPLTTTLSTSLTASLTSPLNTPLSSPPPKPSSQPSAERPYHCQDCGKYFRISDIKRHQRIHSGERPFPCFQCGKNFPTSGDLKRHERIHTGERPYHCLQCGKNFSDSGHLKQHERMHTGDRPYQCPQCAKRFYRSGDLKRHLRIHSGERPYKCPQCEKTFSDSGHLRGHQRIHTGERPHRCTLCEKSFFRSGDLKRHHRTHTGERPYQCYQCGKSFSESGHLKEHRRIHTGEKPYHCNQCDKSFSRLERLKGHQSIHTATHINIPATCHQV; this comes from the exons ATGAATTTCGTCGATAACTTAAACAAATGGACGAGTAGGGTGGATATG GACTACGGGAACAAACTGAACCAGGCTCTCTCCTCTAGCACTAAATTTCTGCCCACAGCAGGACTGCGCGGTGCTGGGCCGTTCCAGCACTACGGCCGGCCGCTGGGCCACGGCGTGAAAGTCAAAGAGGAAGACGAGAGTGTGGAGGATTTCTTCCATTTCG CTCAACATCTTCAGCAGCAAACAGGCGAGTGTCTCACAGCGTGCTGCGGTGGAGCAAACCCTAAAACTGCCCCTCTCACTACCACTCTAAGTACCTCACTTACTGCCTCTCTGACTTCACCTCTGAATACCCCTCTCAGTAGCCCACCACCCAAACCGAGCAGCCAGCCTTCGGCCGAGCGGCCGTATCACTGTCAGGACTGCGGCAAGTATTTCAGAATCAGCGACATTAAGCGCCACCAGCGAATCCACAGCGGAGAGAGACCGTTCCCTTGTTTTCAGTGTGGTAAGAACTTTCCCACATCGGGCGATCTCAAAAGGCACGAAAGGATCCACACGGGGGAGCGGCCGTACCACTGCCTGCAGTGCGGCAAGAATTTCTCTGACTCAGGTCATCTCAAGCAGCACGAAAGGATGCACACAGGTGACAGGCCTTACCAGTGCCCGCAGTGCGCTAAGCGCTTCTACAGATCAGGCGACCTCAAGAGGCATCTCCGCATCCACAGCGGCGAGCGACCTTACAAGTGCCCACAATGTGAAAAGACCTTCTCAGATTCTGGTCACTTGCGAGGCCACCAGCGCATCCACACGGGAGAGCGGCCTCACCGCTGCACGCTGTGTGAGAAGAGCTTCTTCAGGTCAGGAGACCTGAAGCGTCACCACCGGACACATACCGGAGAGAGGCCATACCAGTGCTACCAGTGTGGAAAGAGCTTCTCCGAATCAGGCCACCTGAAAGAGCACCGGCGGATTCACACCGGAGAAAAACCCTACCACTGCAACCAGTGTGACAAGAGCTTCTCTCGCTTGGAACGACTGAAAGGCCACCAGAGCATCCACACGG CAACCCACATAAACATACCAGCGACTTGCCAccaggtgtga
- the LOC113634535 gene encoding zinc finger protein 239 isoform X1 — translation MNFVDNLNKWTSRVDMDYGNKLNQALSSSTKFLPTAGLRGAGPFQHYGRPLGHGVKVKEEDESVEDFFHFAQHLQQQTGECLTACCGGANPKTAPLTTTLSTSLTASLTSPLNTPLSSPPPKPSSQPSAERPYHCQDCGKYFRISDIKRHQRIHSGERPFPCFQCGKNFPTSGDLKRHERIHTGERPYHCLQCGKNFSDSGHLKQHERMHTGDRPYQCPQCAKRFYRSGDLKRHLRIHSGERPYKCPQCEKTFSDSGHLRGHQRIHTGERPHRCTLCEKSFFRSGDLKRHHRTHTGERPYQCYQCGKSFSESGHLKEHRRIHTGEKPYHCNQCDKSFSRLERLKGHQSIHTGERPFHCAQCGKNFFRSGELKRHQRIHNGERA, via the exons ATGAATTTCGTCGATAACTTAAACAAATGGACGAGTAGGGTGGATATG GACTACGGGAACAAACTGAACCAGGCTCTCTCCTCTAGCACTAAATTTCTGCCCACAGCAGGACTGCGCGGTGCTGGGCCGTTCCAGCACTACGGCCGGCCGCTGGGCCACGGCGTGAAAGTCAAAGAGGAAGACGAGAGTGTGGAGGATTTCTTCCATTTCG CTCAACATCTTCAGCAGCAAACAGGCGAGTGTCTCACAGCGTGCTGCGGTGGAGCAAACCCTAAAACTGCCCCTCTCACTACCACTCTAAGTACCTCACTTACTGCCTCTCTGACTTCACCTCTGAATACCCCTCTCAGTAGCCCACCACCCAAACCGAGCAGCCAGCCTTCGGCCGAGCGGCCGTATCACTGTCAGGACTGCGGCAAGTATTTCAGAATCAGCGACATTAAGCGCCACCAGCGAATCCACAGCGGAGAGAGACCGTTCCCTTGTTTTCAGTGTGGTAAGAACTTTCCCACATCGGGCGATCTCAAAAGGCACGAAAGGATCCACACGGGGGAGCGGCCGTACCACTGCCTGCAGTGCGGCAAGAATTTCTCTGACTCAGGTCATCTCAAGCAGCACGAAAGGATGCACACAGGTGACAGGCCTTACCAGTGCCCGCAGTGCGCTAAGCGCTTCTACAGATCAGGCGACCTCAAGAGGCATCTCCGCATCCACAGCGGCGAGCGACCTTACAAGTGCCCACAATGTGAAAAGACCTTCTCAGATTCTGGTCACTTGCGAGGCCACCAGCGCATCCACACGGGAGAGCGGCCTCACCGCTGCACGCTGTGTGAGAAGAGCTTCTTCAGGTCAGGAGACCTGAAGCGTCACCACCGGACACATACCGGAGAGAGGCCATACCAGTGCTACCAGTGTGGAAAGAGCTTCTCCGAATCAGGCCACCTGAAAGAGCACCGGCGGATTCACACCGGAGAAAAACCCTACCACTGCAACCAGTGTGACAAGAGCTTCTCTCGCTTGGAACGACTGAAAGGCCACCAGAGCATCCACACGGGTGAGAGGCCCTTTCACTGTGCCCAGTGTGGCAAGAACTTCTTCAGATCCGGTGAGCTCAAGAGGCACCAGAGGATCCATAATGGCGAGAGAGCATGA